One Megasphaera elsdenii DSM 20460 genomic window carries:
- a CDS encoding right-handed parallel beta-helix repeat-containing protein → MMKQFGKTKWTGLLRCTLLTLLLVMMMAPTALGARRTVLVHNVREMMEALGDHTEIILAPGQYNLSAWLRGPFADPVIHNFAWNPISPPGLYWVYHELELAGFQDLTIRGQDTEAITAEIVTEDPYSSVFKFLNCQQIRLAHLRFGHIQQEGHCTGAVLNLEQVKDASLDHLDLYGCGTYGYEARRCKNILLRDSVIRSCTYGLVSATECQNLKIVRTTFKDTSTNLSLFEVNHSRLELLDCTFQNVLGKINSLDMTEGKVIQIYEI, encoded by the coding sequence ATGATGAAACAATTTGGCAAGACGAAATGGACGGGGTTGCTGCGATGTACCCTTCTGACCCTGCTGCTGGTCATGATGATGGCCCCAACGGCGCTGGGGGCCCGGAGAACTGTCCTGGTCCACAATGTAAGGGAAATGATGGAGGCTCTTGGTGACCATACGGAAATCATCCTGGCACCGGGCCAGTACAACCTGTCTGCCTGGCTGCGGGGACCCTTTGCGGACCCGGTGATTCACAACTTCGCCTGGAATCCCATCAGTCCTCCGGGGCTGTACTGGGTCTATCATGAACTGGAACTGGCCGGATTCCAGGATTTGACCATCCGGGGACAGGATACCGAGGCCATCACGGCAGAAATCGTCACGGAGGACCCCTATTCCTCGGTGTTTAAATTCCTGAACTGCCAGCAAATCCGGCTGGCTCATCTCCGGTTCGGGCATATCCAGCAAGAAGGCCACTGTACCGGAGCTGTGCTGAATCTGGAACAGGTGAAAGATGCCAGTCTGGATCACCTGGATCTGTACGGTTGCGGGACTTATGGGTACGAAGCCCGGAGATGCAAAAACATCCTCCTTAGGGACAGCGTAATCCGCAGCTGTACCTATGGTCTGGTCAGTGCCACAGAGTGCCAGAATCTAAAGATCGTCCGGACCACTTTCAAAGACACCAGCACGAATCTCTCACTTTTTGAAGTGAATCATTCCCGGTTGGAACTACTTGACTGCACCTTCCAGAATGTACTGGGAAAGATTAACAGCCTGGATATGACAGAGGGAAAGGTAATCCAAATTTACGAGATTTAA
- a CDS encoding M48 family metallopeptidase encodes MKKKAAAACVAVMAAVSLPMGIVPVQPVQADLITDVIGGLQVKSALSKQIKHYDTTKEGQNEIYQAVTKRTGVLDNEYYNERLASIMNRLSHSIAQTDSSIKTLPYRWYVSPDKTFNAACTMGHVMIVNKGMFDLVSNDDEIAVVLGHEMGHGQKHHVANSTQKKVNVEIGKMVLADTIGGSGLNNLILNTISNQIETVHIDRAAEWEADNLSFGYITGAGYNPGATAAIWQRVMEKYGDNTSDFVGEIFSPSDHPSHQERRDSYAKKLYEMSGKHASVKDGTVYVNGKKFIKPAATYSMSSAERSYFVLGNLAAAYQNGHSKQPATASGGTLYLGPQNIMTPVNGDPSAEELAAQLNKIK; translated from the coding sequence ATGAAGAAAAAAGCAGCTGCTGCCTGTGTGGCAGTCATGGCCGCAGTTTCACTGCCTATGGGTATCGTGCCGGTCCAGCCGGTCCAGGCAGACCTCATTACCGATGTCATCGGCGGCCTCCAGGTGAAGTCGGCCCTGAGCAAGCAGATCAAGCACTACGATACGACCAAGGAAGGGCAGAACGAGATTTACCAGGCCGTCACCAAGCGGACCGGCGTCCTCGATAATGAGTATTATAATGAACGGTTGGCGTCCATCATGAACCGCCTCAGCCACAGCATCGCCCAGACGGACTCCAGTATCAAGACCTTGCCCTACCGCTGGTATGTCAGCCCGGACAAGACGTTCAACGCGGCCTGCACCATGGGCCACGTCATGATTGTCAACAAGGGCATGTTCGATCTGGTCAGCAACGATGATGAAATCGCCGTCGTCTTGGGCCACGAAATGGGCCATGGCCAGAAACACCACGTCGCCAATTCGACGCAGAAGAAGGTCAATGTTGAAATCGGCAAGATGGTCCTGGCCGACACGATTGGCGGCTCCGGCCTGAACAACCTCATCCTCAATACGATCAGCAACCAGATCGAGACGGTCCACATCGACCGGGCTGCCGAATGGGAAGCGGACAACCTGTCCTTCGGTTATATCACTGGGGCCGGCTATAATCCCGGCGCGACGGCCGCCATCTGGCAGCGGGTCATGGAAAAATATGGCGACAACACGAGCGACTTCGTCGGGGAAATCTTCTCGCCGTCGGATCATCCGTCCCATCAGGAACGGCGCGACAGTTACGCCAAGAAGCTCTATGAAATGAGCGGCAAGCATGCCAGCGTCAAAGACGGTACAGTCTACGTCAATGGCAAGAAATTCATCAAGCCTGCCGCCACGTACAGCATGAGCAGTGCCGAACGGTCCTATTTCGTCCTGGGCAACCTGGCTGCCGCGTATCAGAACGGCCACAGCAAGCAGCCGGCTACGGCATCTGGCGGTACGCTCTACTTAGGGCCCCAGAATATCATGACGCCTGTCAACGGCGACCCGTCGGCAGAAGAACTGGCAGCGCAGCTCAATAAAATCAAATAA
- a CDS encoding SPFH domain-containing protein produces MGLIKAAMGAAGGVLADQWKEFFYCDSMPPDILMMKGQKQTSSRGRSSNTSGEDNIISNGSKIAVNNGQCMMIVESGKVVDVCNEPGEYIYDMSTEPSIFTGGLEQGLRDMWGQMKERFTFGGDTGKDQRVYYFNMKELIGNKYGTPQEVPFKMKDPDTGQILLIRLRCFGEYSYRIVDPVLFYTNVASNVADRYERSQIDSQLKSELLNALQPAFAKLSAQRIDYVELPGRTFEIADALNEVLSKRWRELRGLEIVSFGINSIKANEEDEAKIQKVQMGKTLSDPSLAMGAMADATSDSLRMAAQNEGGGGAAFGFMNMNMAGNAGAGMYQQMAQQQELMERRQRLMDHQQLEAEMARVKAEAERGVAAQAGSWTCPQCGTANLGKFCLNCGTKKPEPKPADTWDCDCGQTGNTGKFCMNCGKAKPEGKAPEAGWTCPKCGAVNQGKFCMECGTQKPADAPLFKCDKCGWQPPDPHHPPKFCPQCGDPFDEHDQQ; encoded by the coding sequence ATGGGTTTGATCAAAGCGGCAATGGGAGCAGCCGGCGGTGTCCTGGCTGACCAGTGGAAGGAATTTTTCTATTGTGATAGTATGCCCCCTGATATCCTCATGATGAAAGGGCAGAAGCAGACGAGTTCGCGCGGCCGCAGTTCCAATACGAGCGGCGAAGACAATATCATTTCCAACGGCTCGAAGATTGCCGTCAACAACGGCCAGTGCATGATGATCGTCGAATCGGGCAAGGTCGTCGACGTCTGCAACGAACCGGGCGAATATATCTACGATATGTCGACAGAACCGTCCATCTTTACGGGAGGCCTCGAACAGGGGCTCCGGGATATGTGGGGCCAGATGAAGGAACGCTTCACCTTTGGCGGCGATACGGGCAAGGACCAGCGGGTCTACTACTTCAACATGAAAGAGCTCATCGGCAATAAGTACGGCACGCCGCAGGAAGTCCCGTTCAAGATGAAAGACCCCGATACGGGTCAGATTCTCTTGATCCGCCTGCGCTGTTTCGGCGAATACAGCTATCGCATCGTCGACCCGGTCCTGTTCTATACCAACGTAGCGAGCAACGTCGCCGACCGGTATGAACGCAGCCAGATCGACAGCCAGCTGAAATCGGAACTGCTCAACGCCCTGCAGCCGGCCTTCGCCAAGCTCAGTGCCCAGCGTATCGACTATGTCGAACTGCCGGGGCGGACCTTTGAAATCGCCGACGCCCTGAATGAAGTCCTGTCCAAGCGCTGGCGGGAACTGCGCGGTCTGGAAATCGTATCCTTCGGCATCAACAGCATCAAGGCCAATGAAGAAGATGAAGCGAAGATCCAGAAAGTACAGATGGGCAAGACCCTGTCGGATCCGTCGCTGGCCATGGGTGCCATGGCCGATGCCACCAGCGATTCCCTGCGCATGGCGGCCCAGAATGAAGGCGGTGGCGGCGCGGCTTTCGGCTTCATGAATATGAATATGGCCGGCAATGCCGGTGCCGGCATGTATCAGCAGATGGCTCAGCAGCAGGAGCTGATGGAACGGCGGCAACGACTGATGGACCATCAGCAGTTAGAAGCTGAAATGGCCCGAGTGAAGGCCGAAGCAGAACGGGGCGTAGCTGCGCAGGCAGGCAGCTGGACCTGCCCGCAATGCGGCACGGCAAACCTGGGCAAGTTCTGCCTGAACTGCGGCACGAAGAAACCGGAACCCAAGCCGGCCGATACGTGGGACTGCGACTGCGGCCAGACTGGCAATACGGGGAAATTCTGTATGAACTGCGGTAAGGCCAAGCCCGAAGGGAAAGCGCCGGAAGCGGGTTGGACCTGTCCCAAGTGCGGCGCTGTCAATCAGGGCAAGTTCTGCATGGAATGTGGGACTCAGAAGCCGGCTGACGCACCGCTTTTCAAGTGCGACAAGTGCGGCTGGCAGCCGCCGGATCCGCATCATCCGCCGAAATTCTGCCCTCAGTGCGGCGATCCTTTCGACGAGCACGATCAACAATAG
- a CDS encoding TFIIB-type zinc ribbon-containing protein: protein MANTSVGYKCPNCGGPLAFAPGSEKVTCPYCDTEFEVAKIEELFAKQEKLAAEAQAAKEAKWDTADAGSEWGEDEAAQMQTFTCSSCGAELVSDGNTMATECCYCGNPTMIPSRFSGMLKPDFVIPFKKTKDEAVAALKEFYKGKRLLPKAFTANNRVEAIQAMYVPFWLFDSDVTASAEFRAETDTVYETNDETVTETSVYRCDRQGTMRFQRIPVDGSQKMDDTYMESIEPYDYHDLVPFSSAYLTGYLADKYDVDAEAAVPRADERVRQSALGVLEDTVEGYDRVELKEDVISKDEGAVSYAMAPVWILTTRYQDQPYTFMMNGQTGKMVGSLPYDKARANLYWAGSALILTTIFYFIAKWFV, encoded by the coding sequence ATGGCCAATACTTCCGTAGGCTATAAATGCCCGAACTGTGGCGGCCCCCTGGCCTTTGCGCCGGGGTCGGAAAAAGTGACCTGTCCGTACTGCGATACGGAATTTGAAGTCGCCAAGATCGAAGAACTCTTTGCCAAACAGGAAAAATTGGCTGCCGAAGCCCAGGCGGCGAAAGAAGCCAAGTGGGATACGGCCGATGCCGGCAGTGAATGGGGCGAAGACGAAGCAGCCCAGATGCAGACCTTCACTTGTTCCTCCTGTGGCGCTGAGCTGGTCAGCGATGGCAATACGATGGCGACGGAATGTTGCTACTGCGGCAACCCGACCATGATTCCCAGCCGTTTTTCGGGGATGCTCAAGCCGGATTTCGTCATCCCCTTTAAAAAGACGAAAGACGAGGCCGTAGCCGCTTTGAAAGAATTTTATAAGGGCAAACGGCTTCTGCCCAAGGCCTTCACGGCCAATAACCGCGTCGAAGCCATCCAGGCCATGTACGTGCCTTTCTGGCTCTTCGATTCTGATGTGACAGCGTCGGCCGAATTCCGGGCTGAGACCGATACGGTCTATGAAACGAATGATGAAACCGTGACCGAGACCAGCGTCTACCGCTGCGACCGCCAGGGGACCATGCGCTTCCAGCGTATTCCCGTCGACGGCAGCCAGAAGATGGACGATACCTATATGGAAAGCATCGAGCCTTACGATTATCACGACCTGGTTCCCTTCAGCAGCGCCTATCTGACGGGTTATCTGGCCGATAAATACGACGTCGATGCCGAAGCCGCCGTGCCCCGGGCGGACGAACGGGTCCGCCAGAGCGCCCTCGGCGTCCTCGAAGATACCGTCGAAGGCTATGACCGGGTAGAACTCAAAGAAGATGTCATCAGCAAAGATGAAGGGGCTGTGTCCTATGCCATGGCGCCCGTGTGGATCCTGACGACGCGTTACCAGGACCAGCCGTATACGTTCATGATGAACGGCCAGACCGGCAAGATGGTCGGCAGCCTGCCTTATGACAAGGCCAGGGCCAACCTGTACTGGGCCGGCAGTGCCTTGATCTTGACGACGATTTTCTACTTCATTGCCAAGTGGTTCGTGTAA
- a CDS encoding TPM domain-containing protein: MKGYVTKSLLFLACLFFLAMNVLAANPSSLADGAQLLKGSERIAVLNELGNIERKYGVRLAVVTVKTTNKVKIGDYANQLLDSTYTDGKNGNMVLVLAMDTRDYYVATDKAMRQRISDKGSLPILEEKFLPLLKEKKYAEAFKAYALESGELLAYYEANGKAYDPHDAFSWTALLIALALGIGGGFLIRRYLISTMSNVAPALAASAYLDENSFDLTEKEDTFLFMNVSRVAKAKKSGRNDSTDENHGGGGGKF; encoded by the coding sequence ATGAAAGGATATGTAACCAAGAGTCTGCTGTTCCTGGCCTGTCTGTTCTTCCTGGCGATGAATGTCTTGGCCGCCAATCCGTCCAGCCTGGCTGACGGGGCCCAGCTCCTGAAGGGCAGTGAACGCATTGCCGTGCTGAATGAACTCGGCAACATTGAAAGGAAATACGGTGTGCGCCTGGCCGTCGTCACCGTCAAGACGACGAATAAAGTAAAAATCGGCGACTATGCCAATCAGCTCCTGGACAGCACCTATACAGACGGGAAGAACGGCAATATGGTCCTGGTCCTGGCGATGGATACGCGGGACTATTACGTAGCCACCGATAAAGCCATGCGCCAGCGCATCAGCGATAAAGGCAGCCTTCCCATCTTGGAAGAGAAATTCCTGCCCTTGCTGAAAGAAAAGAAATATGCCGAGGCTTTCAAAGCCTATGCCTTGGAGTCCGGTGAACTGCTGGCCTATTATGAAGCCAATGGCAAGGCCTATGATCCGCATGACGCCTTCAGTTGGACGGCGCTGCTCATCGCCCTGGCCCTCGGCATCGGCGGCGGCTTCCTCATCCGGCGCTATCTCATCAGCACCATGAGCAATGTCGCACCGGCCCTGGCGGCGTCGGCCTACCTCGATGAGAACAGCTTCGACCTTACGGAAAAGGAAGATACGTTCCTGTTCATGAATGTATCCCGCGTAGCCAAAGCGAAAAAATCGGGTCGCAACGACAGTACCGACGAGAATCACGGCGGTGGCGGCGGGAAGTTCTAA
- a CDS encoding bifunctional metallophosphatase/5'-nucleotidase, producing the protein MAFSRRYWLVLALCLALQGLGQVRADLVVLHTNDVHCGVENQLGYAQLAQYKKDLMKNPDDTVQLVDAGDAIQGEPLGSLTRGQAVIDIMNVAGYDFAIPGNHEFDYGVARLLELAPQLAGGYYSCNLVDLRTGKTVFPPYKMVAYDGGKKAAFIGVTTPQTLISSTPRYFQDDKGQFIYGFSEDATGQKLYEQVQKAIDQAWDEGARTIILVTHLGQNGSLPVWTSEALAAHTQKVAAIIDGHSHEQYERLVKNRKGQPVLIAQTGTKFQSVGKLVIDNYGHVRGELVTQLDGADAATEAVVQRKMAVVREQLQQPVATLPVDFVTDIEGQRRVRNGETNLADLAVDAIRYRLHTDVALLNGGSFRAPLSAGIVTYESLYRVFPFSNQLVVCSVTGQQLLDALEMGASRYPQEFGGFLQVSGLTYRIDPAIPSSVVLDDKGRFVKVAGPRRVKDVQVNGKVIEADEDYRVGGTAYVLCHGGDGQTSLQGGILLEDTGLSDVDALVEYLSHKGDTLAADYGNPAGQGRIIVGP; encoded by the coding sequence ATGGCTTTTAGCAGAAGATATTGGCTGGTCCTGGCCCTCTGCCTGGCCCTGCAGGGATTGGGCCAGGTCCGGGCCGATCTCGTCGTCTTACACACCAACGATGTCCACTGTGGCGTGGAGAATCAGCTGGGCTATGCCCAGCTAGCCCAGTATAAAAAGGACCTGATGAAGAATCCTGACGATACGGTGCAGCTCGTCGATGCAGGCGATGCCATCCAGGGCGAACCTCTGGGAAGTCTGACCCGGGGGCAGGCCGTCATCGACATCATGAATGTCGCCGGCTATGATTTCGCCATTCCCGGCAATCACGAATTTGACTATGGCGTAGCACGCCTGCTGGAACTGGCACCGCAGCTTGCTGGCGGCTATTACAGCTGTAACCTGGTAGATTTGCGGACGGGGAAGACCGTTTTTCCGCCCTATAAGATGGTGGCCTATGACGGCGGGAAAAAGGCGGCCTTCATCGGCGTGACGACGCCGCAGACCCTGATTTCTTCGACGCCCCGTTACTTCCAGGACGATAAGGGACAGTTCATCTACGGATTTTCAGAAGATGCGACAGGACAGAAACTCTATGAACAAGTCCAAAAGGCCATCGACCAGGCTTGGGACGAAGGGGCCCGGACCATTATCCTGGTCACGCACCTAGGTCAGAATGGGTCGCTCCCGGTCTGGACCAGCGAGGCCTTGGCTGCACATACGCAGAAAGTGGCGGCCATCATCGATGGTCATTCCCATGAACAATATGAACGCTTGGTCAAGAACCGCAAAGGTCAGCCCGTCCTCATCGCACAGACGGGAACGAAGTTCCAGTCTGTCGGCAAATTGGTCATCGATAACTACGGCCACGTGCGGGGCGAATTAGTGACCCAGCTGGACGGGGCCGATGCGGCGACAGAAGCCGTCGTACAGCGCAAAATGGCTGTCGTCCGGGAACAACTCCAGCAGCCGGTTGCCACGCTGCCTGTGGATTTCGTGACCGATATCGAGGGGCAGCGGCGCGTCCGGAACGGGGAAACGAACCTGGCTGATTTAGCTGTCGATGCCATCCGGTACCGGCTGCATACGGATGTGGCGCTCCTGAACGGCGGTTCCTTCCGGGCCCCGCTATCAGCCGGCATTGTGACCTATGAATCGTTATACCGGGTCTTTCCCTTTTCCAATCAGCTCGTCGTCTGCAGCGTAACGGGCCAGCAGCTCCTCGATGCCCTGGAAATGGGGGCTTCGCGGTATCCTCAGGAATTTGGCGGATTTTTGCAGGTGTCCGGCCTGACTTACCGCATCGATCCGGCGATTCCCAGTTCCGTCGTCCTCGACGATAAGGGCCGTTTCGTCAAAGTGGCCGGCCCGCGGCGGGTCAAAGACGTCCAGGTCAACGGCAAGGTCATCGAGGCCGATGAAGACTACCGCGTCGGCGGTACGGCTTACGTCCTCTGCCATGGCGGCGATGGACAGACAAGCCTGCAAGGCGGCATCCTGTTGGAAGATACGGGCCTGTCCGATGTCGACGCTCTGGTAGAGTATCTCTCCCATAAGGGGGACACCCTGGCTGCTGACTATGGCAACCCGGCCGGACAGGGACGGATTATCGTCGGCCCGTAA
- a CDS encoding S-layer homology domain-containing protein, with translation MKRRHHCKSSHAKVTLAVLALCGMTAFWGSAAWAADAGQTPNPVQDGIHYFSVKPEDGNRARNYNNDGAVGTDSLAVGAGAYADGTMGATALGNDAVADGERALAVGNGSKATGLDAIAIGTGSQGEANGTNAIAIGEQTLARGMYTTAVGGYSEATAEGAVALGQQAKSKGKYSTSIGMMANGMYEGGTAGDYSTAVGAYSESSGLASAALGGFSKATDDFATALGYGSGAVLRGTAVGAASQITGEGGTAIGLLSISSAPGAVALGMSSVADREAGWQGYHPVYGQMQDVSPAWQSTWGAVSVGAGPSRDENGRTIPQRTRQIINLAAGTEDTDAVNVAQLREAMSDARVSIHAGEGIIVEKMGTEYTIKANLNGLSNEHGTVHILSDTGEFPHDWPDGSSDQPDPAPRPAPRRVMAAAPEVDNGGLLHLGYVANEVKFATDDKNTAQLNDGGTVNVLGGNNIYTTSSTTENKTVDNIHINLKPDITVDSIQISRDGPKLDGTGLDMDNKSITQLAPGEVSATSTDAVNGSQLYATNQMVQENRQNITQLGNSLNKLDNRINRVGAGAAALAALHPLDFDPDDKWDFAAGYGNYRGANAAAVGLYYRPNEDTMFSVGGSFGGGENMINAGVSLKIGRGNHVSNSRVAMAKEIRDLRQALAEQAAEIAQLKGMHHLAIDPDKSLLFPDVADNHWAYEYVSKLAGNGILEGYPDGLFKGNQMMTRYEFAAIVYRLMEKGFGHTDPEMNRLAREFSNELSYIRIDTIHQDKDGTPTVQRVRVKK, from the coding sequence ATGAAAAGACGTCATCATTGTAAATCATCCCATGCTAAAGTGACTTTAGCCGTATTAGCCCTGTGTGGCATGACCGCTTTTTGGGGCAGTGCTGCCTGGGCCGCTGATGCCGGGCAGACTCCGAATCCCGTCCAGGACGGCATCCATTATTTCAGTGTGAAGCCGGAAGACGGTAATCGAGCCAGGAATTACAATAATGACGGCGCTGTCGGGACCGATTCCCTGGCCGTCGGCGCCGGCGCTTATGCAGACGGGACCATGGGCGCCACGGCCCTGGGCAACGATGCCGTAGCGGACGGCGAACGGGCCCTGGCCGTAGGAAACGGATCAAAAGCCACCGGTCTGGACGCCATCGCCATCGGTACGGGAAGCCAGGGGGAAGCCAACGGGACCAATGCCATCGCCATCGGGGAACAGACCCTTGCCAGAGGCATGTATACAACGGCAGTGGGAGGTTATTCCGAAGCCACTGCTGAGGGAGCCGTGGCCCTGGGCCAGCAGGCCAAGAGCAAGGGCAAATACAGTACCAGCATCGGCATGATGGCCAATGGCATGTATGAAGGCGGAACGGCTGGTGACTATTCCACGGCCGTAGGGGCTTATTCCGAATCTTCCGGATTGGCTTCCGCGGCCCTGGGCGGCTTCAGCAAAGCCACCGATGACTTCGCAACGGCTTTGGGCTATGGCAGTGGAGCTGTCCTTCGAGGCACGGCCGTAGGGGCTGCCAGCCAGATTACGGGAGAAGGCGGCACGGCGATAGGCCTGCTGAGTATTTCTTCTGCCCCGGGAGCCGTGGCGTTGGGCATGAGTTCCGTAGCCGACCGGGAAGCGGGCTGGCAGGGATATCATCCGGTGTACGGCCAGATGCAGGACGTTTCTCCTGCCTGGCAATCCACCTGGGGTGCCGTGTCCGTAGGTGCCGGTCCTTCCCGTGATGAAAATGGCCGGACGATTCCCCAGCGGACCCGGCAGATCATCAATCTGGCCGCCGGGACGGAAGATACGGACGCTGTGAACGTGGCCCAGCTGAGAGAAGCCATGAGCGATGCTCGGGTCTCCATCCATGCCGGTGAAGGAATCATTGTGGAGAAGATGGGAACCGAGTACACCATCAAAGCCAATCTGAACGGCTTGAGCAACGAGCACGGAACGGTACACATCCTGTCCGATACAGGAGAATTCCCGCACGATTGGCCGGATGGCTCTTCTGATCAGCCTGATCCAGCCCCCAGGCCCGCTCCCCGGCGGGTAATGGCAGCAGCACCGGAAGTCGATAACGGCGGATTGCTCCATCTGGGCTACGTGGCCAATGAAGTGAAATTTGCCACTGATGATAAGAATACGGCCCAGCTCAACGACGGAGGGACTGTCAATGTACTGGGCGGAAACAATATCTATACGACGTCCAGTACTACAGAAAATAAAACTGTAGACAATATCCATATCAATCTGAAGCCGGACATCACCGTCGATAGTATCCAAATCTCTCGGGACGGACCGAAACTGGATGGAACCGGCCTCGATATGGACAACAAATCTATTACTCAGTTGGCACCGGGTGAAGTATCGGCGACGTCTACGGATGCCGTCAACGGCAGCCAGCTTTACGCTACCAACCAGATGGTTCAGGAAAACCGGCAGAACATTACCCAGCTGGGGAATTCCCTGAATAAGCTGGATAACCGCATCAACCGCGTCGGTGCTGGCGCAGCCGCTTTGGCAGCGCTCCATCCGCTGGACTTCGACCCGGACGATAAGTGGGATTTCGCAGCCGGTTACGGTAACTACCGCGGTGCCAATGCGGCAGCTGTTGGACTCTACTATCGGCCCAATGAAGACACCATGTTCAGCGTCGGTGGCAGCTTCGGCGGCGGTGAGAACATGATCAATGCCGGCGTCAGCCTGAAAATCGGCCGCGGCAACCATGTTTCCAACTCCCGTGTCGCCATGGCGAAAGAAATCCGCGACCTGCGGCAGGCCCTGGCTGAACAGGCTGCTGAAATCGCCCAGCTCAAAGGGATGCATCATCTGGCTATCGACCCCGATAAGAGCCTGCTCTTCCCTGATGTAGCCGATAACCACTGGGCTTACGAATACGTCAGCAAACTGGCTGGCAACGGTATCCTCGAAGGTTATCCCGATGGCTTGTTCAAGGGTAACCAGATGATGACGCGCTATGAATTTGCAGCCATCGTCTATCGGCTGATGGAAAAAGGATTTGGCCATACGGATCCGGAAATGAACCGCCTGGCTCGCGAATTCAGCAATGAACTGTCCTATATCCGCATCGATACGATTCATCAAGATAAAGACGGCACGCCGACGGTACAGCGTGTCCGCGTAAAGAAATAA
- a CDS encoding sensor histidine kinase, whose translation MVNLYTLPTYVVVLFIGVILCLFLANSVLYYYLMPQAQFRQLGRKCLEGSSLLLLMAVATILYEVYTDSLNGIVYDEATDFWRYSTALAGTAGAVYWIHDRQAGSLWVLAASILLLPVFDDWLPGSLVLALVCLAWRLIRIFPRTYNQYQQRLTARSIQTAVDCLDEGILISWEKGEPVLVNFTMYAVMEQLVGTVVRNANIFWHLLPFCGNRPGLSMERQGRDLLFRWDSGQAWLLQRRPIRFRRQSGWQITAANVTALHRLNRELAQKNAVLEQRNEEMKDVLDGLVALQTRQTTESLRYKIHDLLGQRITILQQLLNNPNVSDYGEILPLVEDVLSDLRRDAVANPQERLDALVTTYRNLGIAVTVEGMLPADTRRAGEFVRIIREAMTNALLHGQARSIAVTFGTGRQPALVIADDGQGCPGPIQTGTGLQAMEQRVRALGGRLTLTKTPHFIITVEMGENHDPTDHRRRPKNLA comes from the coding sequence ATGGTTAATCTCTATACCTTGCCGACGTATGTCGTCGTCCTGTTCATCGGTGTGATTCTCTGTCTTTTCCTAGCTAACAGCGTCCTCTATTATTACCTCATGCCGCAGGCCCAGTTTCGCCAGCTCGGCCGCAAATGCTTGGAAGGGAGCAGCTTGCTCCTGCTTATGGCGGTGGCGACTATTTTGTATGAAGTCTACACGGACAGCCTGAATGGTATCGTCTACGACGAAGCGACGGATTTCTGGCGCTACAGCACCGCCTTGGCCGGGACGGCAGGTGCTGTGTACTGGATCCATGACCGTCAGGCAGGCAGCCTCTGGGTTCTGGCAGCGTCTATCCTGTTGCTGCCCGTTTTCGATGACTGGCTGCCAGGCTCTTTGGTCCTGGCCCTGGTTTGTCTGGCCTGGCGCCTGATCCGCATCTTTCCACGGACTTACAACCAGTATCAGCAACGTCTGACGGCCCGCTCCATCCAGACGGCCGTAGACTGCCTTGATGAAGGAATCCTCATCAGCTGGGAAAAGGGCGAGCCTGTGCTGGTCAACTTTACCATGTATGCCGTCATGGAACAGCTCGTCGGCACAGTCGTCCGCAATGCCAACATCTTCTGGCATCTCCTGCCCTTTTGTGGCAATCGCCCCGGCCTTTCTATGGAACGCCAGGGCCGGGATCTGCTCTTTCGTTGGGATTCTGGCCAGGCCTGGCTCTTGCAGCGGCGCCCTATCCGCTTCCGCCGCCAGTCGGGCTGGCAGATTACGGCAGCCAATGTGACGGCCCTTCATCGCTTGAACCGGGAACTGGCCCAGAAGAACGCTGTCCTGGAACAGCGCAATGAAGAAATGAAAGACGTCCTCGACGGCCTCGTAGCCCTTCAGACCCGGCAGACGACGGAGAGCCTCCGCTATAAGATACACGACCTCCTGGGTCAGCGCATCACTATCTTGCAGCAGCTCCTGAATAACCCGAATGTCAGCGATTACGGCGAAATCCTGCCGCTCGTCGAAGATGTCCTGTCCGATTTGCGGCGTGATGCCGTGGCCAATCCGCAAGAACGGTTAGATGCCTTGGTGACGACGTACCGCAACTTGGGCATCGCCGTGACGGTAGAAGGGATGTTGCCTGCCGATACCCGGCGGGCCGGGGAGTTCGTGCGCATCATCCGCGAGGCCATGACCAACGCCTTGCTCCACGGCCAGGCCCGGTCGATTGCCGTGACCTTCGGTACCGGCCGGCAGCCTGCTTTAGTCATTGCCGACGACGGCCAGGGCTGTCCGGGCCCCATCCAGACCGGTACGGGCCTGCAGGCTATGGAGCAGCGGGTACGGGCGTTAGGCGGCCGTCTGACGCTGACCAAGACACCGCACTTTATCATTACTGTAGAAATGGGGGAGAACCATGATCCGACTGATCATCGTAGACGACCAAAAAATCTTGCTTGA